In the Mytilus trossulus isolate FHL-02 chromosome 1, PNRI_Mtr1.1.1.hap1, whole genome shotgun sequence genome, one interval contains:
- the LOC134687608 gene encoding uncharacterized protein K02A2.6-like yields the protein MAGYIGKIEPFDDSTETWSSYVERLEQYFAVNALENEKKVPALLTLLGGKTYGLLRNLTLPDKPATKSYDDIVKLLKDHLSPKPLIVAERFRFYKRYQIQGETVNKYVAELRKFAEYCEFGNLNESLRDQFVVGLKDEQTQKKLLTVPDLTFVKAIGIAIAVETANKDAIELRGKFNTESSVNRIQRQQRKPPPSTTDRQKSFVCYRCNGKNHKADTCRFKDAVCHSCNKKGHIRKACRSSGKPKQRPAQKNVNSLDNQSREYTSDEDDYLGIHSVKNSNQDSIWITPNVHGKEIRMELDTGSAVSVISAVDYDKYFQNEKLESANVTLKTYSGELLIPTGYMDVQVKYNGQCENLKLYVVQKGGPALFGRDWLRKINLDWKNLKWINKISVSRNSNEKLDLLLKEYSNVFREGIGCVADIKAHLTLKENASPKFVKARPVPFSVKPQVERELIRLEKEGIISKVDTSEWASPIVPVMKSNGTIRICGDFKTTVNPMLKVDQYPLPQTDEIFATLAGGQKYTKLDLRNAYLHMEVDDESKPLMTINTHKGLYRYNRMLFGIASAPAIWQRTMDQVLNGLDSVQCMLDDMIITGPDDETHLQNLKNVLQRLQNYGLRANLQKCSFLKDKVIYCGHEISADGLRKTTDKVQAVMETPTPKNVKDVRAFLGLINYYHRFMPNSATVLKPLNQLLEKERIWRWTDDCEKAFKKAKELITSDQVLTHYNPELPVRLACDASPFGLGAVLSHVMPDGSERPISFASRSLTKSEKNYAQIQKEALGIVWGVKKFNTFLYGRKFSLITDHQPLTAIFNPEKSIPVTTAARLQRYAIFLSGFTYNIEYKNTKKHNNADALSRLPMQSDMNINSEDADDLFHVLQIEDLPITSAEIQRETRKEKVLASVLYQAMNGWEITDDSLIKPYFTRRNELTVSHGCLLWGIRVIIPIKFRNRILELLHSSHPGMVKMKALARGHVWWPGIDSDIEHLVKSCTGCQINQHAPALTPLHPWEWPETPWQRVHIDYAGPFINRMFFVMVDAHSKWPEVFEMKSITATKTIDIMRQVFARNGVPAHIVSDNGPSFASAEFAEFLRQNGIKHTKSAPYHPATNGLVERFIQTFKQSMKAMKWESGDVNKKIANFLLTYHQTPHTSTHETPSKLFLGRDLRSRLHLLKPNLRNTVRVSQEKSCEIRMNKKDRQFEVGERVIAKDYRGKDPWVAGIISEREGPLMYKVSTTNGHTWRRHTEQLKSTQMPKSYEQSIENDNIIVDNTETRTQQHVAEKSPEQTKNNEMSMPRRNPIRERNPPKRLIAEME from the coding sequence ATGGCGGGATATATAGGGAAAATAGAGCCGTTTGATGATAGTACAGAAACGTGGAGTTCGTACGTTGAAAGACTGGAACAATATTTTGCAGTGAACGCACTTGAAAATGAGAAGAAGGTTCCAGCTTTATTGACATTATTAGGTGGGAAAACCTATGGACTTCTTAGAAATTTGACTTTACCGGATAAACCCGCAACTAAATCGTATGACGATATTGTAAAGTTATTGAAAGACCATTTAAGTCCGAAACCATTGATTGTCGCAGAGAGATTTCGTTTTTATAAACGTTATCAAATACAAGGAgaaactgtaaataaatatgtagcAGAACTTAGAAAGTTTGCCGAATATTGTGAATTTGGGAACTTAAATGAATCTTTAAGAGACCAGTTTGTGGTTGGACTTAAAGATGAACAGACACAAAAGAAACTGTTAACTGTGCCGGACTTAACTTTTGTGAAAGCTATCGGAATTGCTATAGCCGTAGAGACTGCAAACAAAGATGCAATTGAGTTAAGAGGGAAATTCAACACCGAAAGTTCTGTAAACAGGATACAACGACAGCAACGTAAACCGCCACCAAGTACAACAGATAGACAAAAATCGTTCGTATGCTACCGATGTAATGGAAAGAATCACAAAGCAGATACATGTAGATTTAAAGACGCGGTGTGTCACAGCTGTAATAAAAAAGGGCACATTCGTAAAGCGTGTAGATCATCCGGTAAACCGAAACAAAGACCGGCGCAAAAGAATGTTAATTCCTTGGATAATCAATCACGGGAATACACAAGTGATGAGGATGATTACTTAGGAATTCACAGTGTTAAAAATTCCAATCAGGATTCAATTTGGATTACGCCAAATGTGCATGGAAAAGAAATTAGAATGGAGCTGGATACAGGTTCAGCCGTGTCAGTAATTTCTGCTGTGGATTACGAcaagtattttcaaaatgaaaaacttgaaagTGCAAATGTCACCCTGAAAACGTATTCAGGAGAGTTGTTAATTCCAACTGGATATATGGATGTGCAAGTTAAATATAATGGTCAATGTGAAAATCTTAAATTGTATGTAGTGCAAAAAGGTGGCCCTGCATTGTTTGGGCGTGATTGGTTAAGGaaaatcaatttagattggAAAAATCTCAAGTGGATTAATAAAATTTCAGTATCaagaaattcaaatgaaaagcTGGATTTATTACTGAAGGAGTATTCAAATGTATTCCGTGAGGGAATAGGGTGTGTTGCAGATATAAAAGCACATCTCACGTTGAAAGAAAATGCTTCACCGAAATTTGTAAAAGCTAGACCGGTGCCATTTTCAGTCAAACCGCAAGTGGAGCGAGAGCTAATAAGACTTGAAAAGGAAGGAATAATTTCAAAAGTCGACACAAGTGAATGGGCATCACCAATTGTCCCCGTTATGAAATCAAATGGTACAATTCGTATATGTGGAGATTTCAAAACCACCGTGAATCCTATGCTTAAGGTGGATCAGTACCCGCTTCCGCAGACCGATGAGATATTCGCTACTCTCGCAGGAGGACAGAAATACACGAAACTGGATCTCCGTAATGCATATTTACATATGGAGGTAGACGATGAGTCAAAACCATTGATGACAATCAATACACACAAAGGACTGTATCGTTATAATAGGATGTTATTCGGAATTGCGTCAGCACCAGCTATATGGCAAAGAACAATGGACCAGGTATTAAATGGACTTGATAGTGTACAATGCATGTTGGACGACATGATTATAACGGGCCCTGATGACGAAACACACttacaaaacttgaaaaatgtGTTACAGAGACTTCAGAACTATGGTTTAAGGGCAAACTTGCAGAAATGTTCTTTCCTCAAGGACAAAGTCATATACTGCGGACATGAAATTAGTGCAGATGGACTCAGGAAAACTACAGACAAAGTACAAGCTGTAATGGAAACTCCGACTCCGAAAAATGTAAAGGATGTACGTGCATTCTTAGGACTAATAAACTATTATCACAGATTTATGCCTAATTCAGCAACTGTACTTAAACCATTGAATCAACTGCTAGAAAAAGAGCGAATATGGCGCTGGACAGACGATTGTGAAAAGGCCTTCAAAAAGGCAAAGGAGCTTATTACGTCAGACCAAGTGTTAACACACTACAACCCCGAATTACCAGTCCGTTTAGCGTGTGATGCTTCGCCATTCGGACTTGGAGCAGTGTTATCTCACGTTATGCCAGATGGATCGGAAAGACCAATTTCTTTCGCATCGAGGAGTCTTACAAAATCCGAAAAGAACTATGCACAAATCCAAAAGGAGGCGCTTGGAATAGTGTGGGGAGTGAAGAAATTTAACACATTTCTGTACGGTAGgaaattttctttaattacTGATCATCAACCTTTAACAGCAATTTTTAATCCTGAAAAATCAATTCCTGTAACTACCGCCGCTAGGTTACAGCGTTATGCTATTTTTCTCTCTGGATTTACATACAACATcgaatacaaaaatacaaagaaacaCAATAATGCAGACGCATTATCGCGACTACCGATGCAAAGTGACATGAACATTAACAGTGAAGACGCAGATGATCTTTTTCACGTGTTACAAATTGAGGACCTTCCAATTACGAGCGCCGAAATTCAACGTGAAACTCGAAAAGAAAAGGTATTAGCATCAGTTTTGTACCAAGCAATGAATGGATGGGAAATAACGGACGATTCGTTAATAAAACCTTATTTCACTCGCAGAAATGAATTAACTGTTAGTCATGGTTGCCTTCTGTGGGGAATAAGAGTCATAATTCCGATTAAATTCAGGAATCGAATTCTAGAATTACTTCATAGTAGTCACCCGGGAATGGTGAAAATGAAGGCGTTGGCCAGAGGGCATGTCTGGTGGCCCGGTATAGACAGTGACATTGAACATTTAGTCAAAAGCTGCACTGGATGCCAGATAAATCAGCACGCACCAGCACTAACACCGTTACACCCATGGGAATGGCCCGAGACACCATGGCAACGAGTTCATATAGACTATGCAGGACCGTTTATAAACAGAATGTTTTTTGTTATGGTGGACGCGCATAGCAAGTGGCCTGAGGTTTTCGAAATGAAATCGATTACAGCAACAAAAACAATTGACATTATGAGACAAGTATTTGCTAGAAATGGAGTACCTGCTCATATTGTATCGGATAATGGACCAAGTTTTGCATCCGCAGAATTCGCAGAATTCTTGAGACAAAATGGAATAAAACACACGAAGTCAGCACCCTATCATCCAGCAACAAATGGACTTGTTGAGAgatttattcaaacatttaaacagTCAATGAAAGCAATGAAATGGGAATCTGGTGATGTAAACAAAAAGATTGCAAACTTCTTGCTGACGTATCACCAGACACCACACACTAGCACCCACGAAACACCATCAAAACTGTTTCTAGGAAGGGACTTAAGATCTAGACTTCATTTGTTAAAACCAAACTTACGAAACACCGTTAGAGTGAGCCAGGAAAAATCTTGCGAAATAAGAATGAATAAGAAGGATAGACAATTTGAAGTAGGCGAAAGAGTTATTGCAAAGGACTATAGAGGAAAAGATCCGTGGGTAGCAGGAATTATAAGCGAGCGTGAAGGACCACTCATGTATAAAGTTTCAACCACCAACGGACACACATGGAGAAGGCATACAGAACAATTAAAGTCTACTCAAATGCCAAAATCGTATGAACAATCAATCGAAAACGATAACATTATAGTTGACAATACGGAGACACGCACACAACAACATGTGGCCGAAAAATCACCGgaacaaaccaaaaacaatgaaatgtcAATGCCGCGACGAAATCCAATAAGAGAACGAAATCCACCAAAAAGATTAATTGCCGAAATGGAATAG